The following proteins are co-located in the Bacillus carboniphilus genome:
- a CDS encoding SRPBCC family protein encodes MLITSQTEIQAPIEVVFSYLDDNDKQKEWMTGLEGTEYLTEFDISNPVGVKFKQRVREGNRIQEYEGQVTEYIKNNRLNIQMNHPSFLINVSYNLQEISPNSSILNITEEVTGKTVSGKILSILFRVFMKKGLEKQMKALKQCAEKQ; translated from the coding sequence TTGTTAATAACAAGTCAAACGGAGATCCAAGCTCCTATTGAGGTAGTATTCTCTTACTTAGATGATAATGATAAACAAAAAGAATGGATGACAGGATTAGAAGGAACTGAGTATTTAACAGAGTTTGATATTAGTAATCCGGTGGGTGTTAAGTTTAAACAAAGGGTAAGAGAAGGAAATCGTATTCAAGAATATGAAGGACAAGTCACAGAATACATTAAAAATAATAGATTAAACATTCAAATGAATCACCCTTCTTTTTTAATCAATGTTTCATACAACCTTCAAGAAATTAGTCCTAATTCCAGTATTCTTAATATTACAGAAGAAGTAACAGGTAAGACTGTTTCAGGAAAGATATTAAGTATCCTTTTTCGTGTATTTATGAAAAAAGGGTTAGAGAAACAAATGAAGGCATTAAAACAGTGCGCTGAAAAACAGTAA
- a CDS encoding AraC family transcriptional regulator, which yields MMFDKLNNERSDFTNAIKSKELEVIIPILVFIQANLHEDLELDTVSKKAGLSSFYFHRMFKSVVGETLKQYITRIKLEQAAFALKYWDEKVINISTDLGFKNSETFTRAFKRKYNITPKKFKEQPIHNQSSINVEDSYNPKVLSEFELSAVSIKRLRPINVAFIRSVGPYEEVDPELFNKLIQWAKKNNVYSKDLLLIGVGLDAPSITPSSLLRFDSCIEVNQSFFSEGEISYQQLGGGQYATLTYVGPYGANMKYAYQKLYQEIHQARNIEFVGLPVIEIYKTTVINPKYQLNQTEIYVPIKVKKS from the coding sequence ATGATGTTTGATAAATTAAATAATGAAAGGAGTGATTTTACGAATGCTATCAAAAGTAAGGAGTTAGAAGTTATTATTCCTATTCTTGTTTTTATACAAGCAAATTTACATGAGGACTTAGAATTGGATACGGTCTCGAAAAAAGCAGGATTATCTTCATTTTACTTTCACAGAATGTTTAAAAGTGTGGTTGGTGAAACATTAAAGCAATATATTACTCGTATTAAGTTAGAGCAAGCAGCGTTTGCTTTGAAATATTGGGATGAGAAAGTTATTAACATTTCAACTGATTTGGGGTTTAAGAATTCAGAAACATTTACCAGAGCATTTAAAAGGAAATACAATATAACACCGAAAAAATTTAAAGAACAGCCAATCCACAATCAATCAAGTATAAATGTAGAGGATTCATACAACCCAAAAGTGTTAAGTGAATTTGAGCTTTCCGCTGTTTCAATCAAACGTCTAAGACCGATAAATGTTGCTTTTATTAGAAGTGTCGGTCCTTACGAAGAAGTTGATCCAGAATTATTCAATAAATTAATCCAATGGGCAAAAAAGAATAATGTTTATAGTAAAGATCTTCTGCTCATAGGTGTTGGACTTGATGCTCCAAGCATAACACCTTCGAGTCTATTGAGATTTGATAGTTGCATAGAGGTCAATCAATCCTTTTTTTCAGAGGGGGAGATTTCATATCAGCAATTAGGAGGAGGACAGTATGCAACTCTAACTTATGTTGGGCCATATGGAGCTAATATGAAGTATGCATATCAAAAATTATATCAAGAGATACATCAAGCACGAAATATTGAATTTGTGGGACTTCCTGTAATTGAAATTTATAAGACAACAGTAATCAATCCGAAATATCAATTAAACCAGACAGAAATATATGTTCCAATAAAAGTTAAGAAATCATAA
- a CDS encoding DUF3231 family protein: protein MDNKNAAKLTAGELAHCWEQLMTNSMSNVVLEYLTLTSELEEVKSLCSEAGSISKSAVQFFESVLRSENYPIPKGFNIIDDLNPNAPKLYTDVFILFYLNNMSKIGMSLISMALSDSVREDIRNFFHEQLKNVSSLFERTIAILLEKGVFVRPPSITSTHETNPMADKGFLGNFFNDNRELTAREANELHKNVFMNYIGKNLLIGFIQSTSNQQLMSLLQHGKELSLNIIDKLGDILLQNDLPISMTWDTNVLDGKTSPFSDKLISYLLDQLNRDGIANYGYSAAVSIRKDLKTTYAKIIADVYQYEEHIKTYMIKNEWLEKPPVALNRDKLAQD from the coding sequence ATGGATAATAAAAACGCTGCAAAGTTAACCGCGGGTGAGTTAGCACACTGTTGGGAACAGTTAATGACTAATAGTATGTCAAATGTTGTTTTGGAGTATCTGACCTTAACATCAGAACTAGAAGAAGTTAAATCTCTTTGTAGTGAGGCGGGTTCTATTTCTAAATCTGCTGTACAATTTTTTGAATCTGTTCTACGAAGTGAAAACTATCCAATCCCCAAAGGCTTTAACATTATAGATGATTTAAATCCAAATGCCCCTAAGTTGTATACGGATGTTTTTATACTATTTTATTTAAATAATATGTCTAAAATTGGAATGTCCTTAATAAGTATGGCACTATCCGATTCTGTAAGAGAGGATATCCGCAATTTTTTCCACGAACAATTAAAAAACGTTTCAAGTTTATTTGAACGTACAATAGCTATTCTATTAGAAAAGGGAGTATTTGTAAGACCTCCTTCAATTACCTCCACTCATGAAACAAACCCAATGGCAGATAAAGGATTTTTGGGTAACTTCTTTAATGATAATAGAGAATTAACGGCAAGAGAAGCAAATGAGCTACACAAAAATGTTTTTATGAATTATATTGGTAAAAACTTATTAATTGGGTTTATACAATCTACATCTAATCAGCAATTAATGAGTTTATTGCAACATGGAAAAGAATTATCTTTAAATATTATAGACAAATTAGGTGATATTCTACTTCAAAATGATTTGCCTATTTCAATGACTTGGGATACGAATGTTTTGGATGGTAAAACATCTCCTTTTTCAGATAAATTAATATCTTATCTATTAGACCAACTTAATCGTGATGGTATCGCCAATTATGGGTATAGTGCAGCAGTAAGTATCCGAAAAGATTTAAAAACTACATATGCAAAGATAATTGCAGATGTGTATCAATATGAAGAACATATAAAAACCTATATGATAAAAAATGAGTGGCTGGAGAAACCTCCTGTTGCACTAAATAGGGATAAGCTTGCTCAAGACTAA
- a CDS encoding S9 family peptidase, whose amino-acid sequence MTQPTTSPYGTWKSPITTDLIVQGTTPLVQVTFHGEDLYWIEAHPSEGGRNTVMRKASNGFVSELTPAPFNVRTRVHEYGGAPFIVNGDHLYFSNFDDNLLYIRNENHEIRPITSNSAHRYADSTIDRLRGRLYWVQEDHTESAIFAETTIVAMDLDGSNERNIVSGNDFYSNPRISPDGKQLAFLTWNHPNMPWDETELWVADLNEDGSVSNAKKVAGSPGESIIQPVWSPNGTLYFVSDRTNWWNIMRVKGDDAEAIYPMEAEFGSPSGVFGISDYDFINETTIIAAYTQNGARHLAIIDVESSEITFIETGDTAFSSVHSNGKQIAFLAASPTKFPRIIRLNAHAGNLEVIKASSELTLDPSYLSLPVPIEYPTEGDKTAHAILYRPKNADYIAPTDEKPPLLVHVHSGPTGMSSSILNLTNQYWTSRGFAVVDINYSGSTGYGREYRERLKGN is encoded by the coding sequence ATGACCCAACCAACCACTTCACCCTATGGAACCTGGAAATCTCCAATCACAACGGATTTGATAGTTCAAGGCACAACTCCTCTCGTTCAGGTCACCTTTCATGGAGAAGATTTATACTGGATTGAGGCACATCCTTCTGAAGGTGGCCGCAATACCGTGATGCGGAAAGCTTCGAATGGTTTCGTTTCTGAACTCACACCGGCACCGTTTAATGTTCGAACCCGTGTTCATGAATATGGGGGTGCACCCTTTATTGTGAATGGGGACCATCTTTATTTCTCCAACTTCGATGATAACTTACTCTACATACGCAACGAGAATCATGAAATTCGTCCCATTACATCAAACTCTGCTCATCGGTATGCGGATTCAACCATCGATCGACTACGTGGCCGATTATACTGGGTTCAAGAAGACCACACGGAATCTGCTATTTTTGCTGAGACCACGATTGTTGCCATGGATCTAGACGGAAGTAATGAGCGGAATATTGTTTCTGGCAATGATTTTTATTCCAATCCTCGCATTAGTCCAGATGGCAAACAACTCGCCTTTCTAACTTGGAACCATCCGAATATGCCTTGGGACGAAACGGAGCTTTGGGTAGCTGATTTGAATGAGGACGGATCGGTTTCGAATGCTAAAAAAGTAGCCGGTTCGCCAGGTGAATCTATTATTCAACCAGTCTGGTCTCCAAATGGCACCCTTTACTTTGTTTCAGACCGGACCAATTGGTGGAATATCATGCGGGTAAAAGGAGATGACGCTGAAGCCATTTACCCTATGGAGGCTGAATTTGGATCGCCTAGCGGGGTATTTGGGATATCCGATTATGATTTTATCAATGAAACGACTATTATAGCGGCCTACACACAAAACGGAGCCCGCCACCTTGCCATAATTGATGTGGAAAGCAGCGAAATAACTTTTATAGAAACTGGGGATACGGCATTCTCTTCTGTTCACTCAAATGGTAAACAGATCGCTTTTCTCGCTGCGTCACCGACGAAGTTTCCTCGAATCATCCGATTAAATGCACATGCAGGAAATTTAGAAGTGATAAAAGCGTCATCAGAACTAACCTTGGATCCAAGCTATCTCTCCCTACCAGTCCCTATTGAGTATCCAACCGAAGGAGACAAGACAGCTCATGCCATTTTATACCGTCCAAAGAATGCGGACTACATCGCTCCAACCGATGAAAAACCGCCTTTATTAGTGCATGTCCATAGCGGACCTACAGGGATGAGTTCTTCTATACTGAACCTGACAAACCAGTACTGGACAAGTAGAGGATTTGCTGTAGTCGATATCAACTACAGTGGCTCGACTGGATATGGACGGGAATATCGGGAGCGGCTTAAAGGAAACTAG